A region of Larimichthys crocea isolate SSNF chromosome X, L_crocea_2.0, whole genome shotgun sequence DNA encodes the following proteins:
- the sid4 gene encoding secreted immunoglobulin domain 4, translating to MDFSPGVLILCSLLCSVAGQAPVVSVEPRTATVRQGETVSFRCQVSGGAPIEWKRANNQALQDNVKLGPGGSVLTVANARPGNQGQYRCTASNSAGRGSATAVLNVKFAPKVRLTPAGPLLVRIGEPVSVECRATGRPRPTLTWKRQGSTLQLFTTDTNDVNTIQWPAVHPEDSGVYICQAENTEGMTEVKIEITVEGGLGAPVASVSTTEMTVVEGHTVTMSCQATGSPTPVITWSKLRAPLPWKHTMVDGVLTLTSVGRQDSGQYICNATNIHGYSEAYTQMEVESPPYATSLPDQARLQPGDALRLQCLAHGSHPIRFEWSRVGRASLPAGAQTTKDGKLLIAHARLSDSGTYKCVATNHIGSSEAVAKVIIKA from the exons ATGGATTTCTCACCTGGGGTCCTGATCCTGTGTTCGTTATTATGTTCAG TGGCTGGCCAGGCTCCTGTTGTCTCAGTGGAGCCCCGAACTGCCACTGTGCGCCAAGGGGAGACTGTCAGCTTTAGGTGCCAAGTGTCCGGCGGTGCACCCATAGAGTGGAAGAGAGCCAATAACCAAGCATTACAAG ACAATGTTAAGCTTGGACCTGGTGGCTCTGTGCTGACGGTTGCCAACGCCCGACCTGGAAACCAGGGCCAGTACCGCTGCACAGCAAGCAATTCTGCAGGCCGAGGCTCTGCCACAGCTGTGCTAAATGTCAAAT tTGCCCCCAAAGTTCGGCTAACACCAGCGGGGCCCCTGCTGGTTAGGATAGGTGAACCTGTTTCAGTGGAGTGCCGCGCCACAGGGAGACCACGGCCCACGTTGACCTGGAAACGCCAAGGCTCGACCCTGCAGCTGTTTACCACGGACACTAATGATGTCAACACCATACAg TGGCCTGCGGTGCATCCAGAGGATTCAGGCGTTTATATTTGCCAGGCTGAAAACACTGAAGGGATGACAGAGGTCAAAATTGAGATCACTGTTGAGGGGGGGCTGGGAGCACCAGTGGCTTCAGTAAGCACCACAGAAATGACAGTGGTGGAAGGACATACAGTCACAATGTCGTGTCAGGCCACTG GCTCCCCTACTCCTGTCATCACCTGGTCTAAGCTACGAGCCCCAttgccatggaaacacacaATGGTTGATGGAGTTTTGACACTGACCAGCGTAGGGCGCCAAGATTCAGGACAATACATCTGTAACGCAACCAACATACATGGCTACAGTGAGGCGTACACGCAGATGGAGGTGGAGA GCCCTCCGTATGCCACCAGCCTGCCTGACCAGGCGAGGCTCCAGCCAGGAGATGCCCTGCGCCTGCAGTGCCTTGCCCACGGCTCTCATCCTATTCGGTTCGAGTGGAGCCGGGTGGGCAGGGCGAGCCTGCCTGCAGGAGCACAGACCACAAAGGATGGAAAGCTGCTCATAGCCCATGCTAGACTGAGTGACAGTGGAACGTACAAGTGTGTGGCCACCAACCACATTGGCTCCAGTGAGGCAGTGGCCAAAGTCATCATAAAGG CTTGA